In the genome of Nakaseomyces glabratus chromosome C, complete sequence, the window GTATGGAACAGATAATGAACGAGATATATGGTCTGCGAATGCAAGAGGCACACCGCTAAGTTTTAGTAGCAGTGGTAATAACGATGGAGACTCAGCGAAGGCTGATGCATCCACCTTGCCTTCAGCCAGTTTTGGTGGTGGGGGTTCCAATATTTCATCAAAAGTCATAGAATCACTGAATGTCCAGGTGGATACTCTAAGTAATACGAATTTACAACTCACAAGTCAGTATCAAGAAGTACTGAAGAAATTACAGGACGCAGTTGACCGCGAAGCAGAATGGTCTGAGACAGTATCCAAGTTGCAGGTACACAACAGAGAGATAAATACTGCACTCGAGGATAAAACTGCTGAGTTAAAGGAATGTGATAACAATTTACTTGCAATCAAAAAGGAATATGAGCAAATAACTACCGAGAATTCAAAGCTGGCTTCTGATTACAAGGAATTGTCAAAGTCACTAGGTAGCTTGAGAGGTCAGTATGCAAAATCAAAGATAAGGAAAAATATCTTACAAAGTTTACAGGAGGAATATAAGCAAGCTTGtaatgatgaaattgaagcaGTACGGAACAATCTTGATATGGTGGAAAGTAAGATAGGCCATTATAATTCAGATGAAAAGCAAAAGCTTGATGATATATTGGATGCACACTCTGTACTCGAAAAAGAAGTGACTTCACGGAAACTTGAGAACGAAACGGCTATCGAGGAGCTTGAAACTAAATGGAATGATCTTTCCACAAAGGTTCATCTTGAGTCAATCACTGAGCATTACTCTAGCTTTAAATCAGAGCTCACAGAACTATGTGAGAAGATGGATATACCTGTAAAGCAATTTCCACAGACCACAAGAAACAGGACGCCCAACATGGTTATGGAGAGAAGCAGATTCAGGAAGCCAACGCCTGACGCATCCAAGAGGGCAAGTTTCTACGGTATCACTTCTCCTATGTTACAACAAGGATTCAAAATACCAGATGTTGCTAGTTCTAGCGCTGGCAAACCTAAGAATAGTGTACTTCCGGGTGTAAAATCAAAGAGATAATTTGgcaaagaaagaacttCCCAATCATATGCCCCCTTCATAAGCATCCTCAATTGCATAAAAGACGTGACATTCACTTATTAACCTCGTTTAGTTAGATT includes:
- the SHE3 gene encoding She3p (CAGL0C00583g~Ortholog(s) have mRNA binding activity) — protein: MAENTSPTKLGQQYNLHVMNMQSPNRFDFENEDTRNSTSGSVYGTDNERDIWSANARGTPLSFSSSGNNDGDSAKADASTLPSASFGGGGSNISSKVIESLNVQVDTLSNTNLQLTSQYQEVLKKLQDAVDREAEWSETVSKLQVHNREINTALEDKTAELKECDNNLLAIKKEYEQITTENSKLASDYKELSKSLGSLRGQYAKSKIRKNILQSLQEEYKQACNDEIEAVRNNLDMVESKIGHYNSDEKQKLDDILDAHSVLEKEVTSRKLENETAIEELETKWNDLSTKVHLESITEHYSSFKSELTELCEKMDIPVKQFPQTTRNRTPNMVMERSRFRKPTPDASKRASFYGITSPMLQQGFKIPDVASSSAGKPKNSVLPGVKSKR